The genomic window GTCGGTCTTGAGGGCGTACCCGGTCTGCCCCCCGGCGGCGATGGCCACGACTCCGGACTGGGCGGCGGTCGGGACGTTCAACTGCCCGCCCTCGTTCCCGCCCCAGGCGGTGACGGTGCCGGAGACGGTCGTGGCGCCGGCGGACGGAGCGGCGAGCGCCAGCGCGCCGCCGATCACCGCCGTGGCGAGCGTGGCTGACGCGATACGGGAGATGCGGGCGGCGTTGTCGGAGGTCAGTCGGTACATGGCGGGTCCTTTCGGAACGAGACTGAGACGTCGGATTTGGCGATCCCTGGAGACTGCCGACGGAAGCCCGCGGCGTCTGTTCGCCGGCGAACCGTTCCCCTGTAGCCTCCTGACACTCGGCCGGGTACCTCATGCCGCGGAGCGAGGCCCGACGCGATTCGTGCCCGTGCCGATGTGGTTCGGCGGCATGGAGCGCTGGTGAGTCGGCTGTTTCCCGTCCGGCATGGGGAAGCGACCGGCGAGGGTGAGGACCCGGGTCTCAGCCCGCTGGGAGTGGCGCAGTCGCGGCTGCTGGGCGAGCGGCTGCGGGACGAGAGCGTTGTGGAAGTGCGGCATGGTCCTCGACGGCGGGCGGCAGAAACAGCCGCTCTGCTCGGTGAGGTGTGCAAGGCGCCGGTCGTCGCCGACGTTGCCTTGGAGGATCGGACACCGGTGCCGGCGCCTGGTCAGGAGGCGTTGTATCCGGACTGGATGCGTTCCTGGTTCGCAGCTGTGCCTCTGGTGGAGCGTGACGCCGGTGGAGGCGGCTTGCAGCGGCGGTCCAGGCATGTCTGGCCGACGACCGGCAACTGGCGCTGGTCACTCACGCCTTCGTGGTCGCCTGGTTCGTTCAGGAGATCCTCGGCGCACCGACGACCGCGTGGACGTCGACCGCCGCAGCCAACGCGGGGGTGACCACGATCGATCGCCGCCCTGGCCGGCCGCCACGACTGGCGTCAACGACGTCGGGCACTTGCTGCGGATCGGGCGATGACCCTGCCGTAGGCGGGACATCGGCCTCATCAGTGACCGAGTCGGCGCGCGGAACGGCCGCTCATGGCGCTGGTTGTGCGGTGTTCAGAGGTCAAGGGCTGCGGTGGTGTCGGGGGCGGTGAGTCGGCGGGGCACTACTCGAAGTGGCCGTCTGTGGAGAGTTTCGGCCTCTGGAGCTCTTGGACGGGTCGCGCCTAGCGAGATTGCCCTCGTCCACAGGCGGTCGTGGCGGTGCCGCTGCCCTCGGCTGATGGCACGGCGACGGTCGCTTCGACGCAGCCGCGTGAGTCCAGCAGAATGCTGCCGGAGACGTCCTGGCCATCGAACCGGGTCGTGTTGGGCGTGCCGGTGGCCCCGTGGCCGGGCGGCGCGCGGTGACAGTCACGGTGACCGACAGACCGGATCGTGTGGGTGTCGGAGCTCGCCAAGCAGTTGTTCATCGGCGATGTTGACCGAAGGCATTGCCGGGCACCGTGCGGGCCGCCTACGAGGCCGGGGTCACCGTGCTGGCCGGCACCGACAGCCTGCCGTTCGGGCGCGTCACCCGTGAGCTCGAATGGCTGATCGATGCCGGTCTTCCCACGACCGCCGCTCTGGCCAGCGCCAGTTGGACCGCCCGATCGTGGCTCGGCCTGCCCGGTCTCGATGACGGAGCACCGGCGGACTTCGTCGTCTACGACGCCGACCCCACGCTGGACCCGGCGGTGCTGAGCCGTCAGCGCCTCATCGTCCTGCGGGGACAGGTCGTGGCGCCGACCCGGCCTTGACGTGGGCCGAGCCCGCCTGGGGTCCGTTCCTCTGATTGTCGAAGGTCATGGGTTCTCGACGGGGCGAGCCGACTGCACTCCGCTGGAGCGATGTCGACCTGGAGCGCGGCAAAGTCACCAGAGATGCCTCTTTCTGCGCCCATCGATCCACCAGAGCCCACGAGAACCCGCAGGTCACTAGGAGGGCAGGGCACTACGGATCATGAGGTTGCAGGTTCGAGTCCTGCCGAGCGCGCCCCATCTCCCCAGGTCACAGCCTTATACCCATGGAGGACGTCGCCGCGCAGCTCGGCGAGACCCCGGGTTCTTCCAGCTGTACCCGCCCAACGACCGGGAGCTGACCGAGAGCCTGGTCCGCCGCGCGGAGGCCGCCGGTTTCGCGGGCATCGTCGTCACGCTGGACACGCTCGCGCTCGGCTGGCGGCCGCGGGACATGACGATCGCGAGCTTCCCGCAGCTGCGCGGGCGAGTGCCGCGCGCTCGGCGATCGAGGCGGCGGACTTCGACGGCTCGGCGGATGAGGGATGCCCCGCCGCGGGCGAGCCGGCACCGTGCACGCCGGCGGCGTCCGACGCGGCGTCGCGCATCGACGCGGCGTGCGGCCGGCCGGGGGTGCCCAGGGAGACCGGAAGCGCCTTCCACGCCGACAGACCCCAGTAGGCCCGGCGCTCGGCCCCGACTCGCAGGCGCAGGTCGGGGAATCGCTCGAGGAGGCGGTGCAGGCCGATCTCGCCCTCGAGGCGGGCGAGCCCCGACCCGATGCAGAAGTGCCGGCCCACCGAGAACGCGAGGTGATCGTGCGCGTTCGCGCGAGCCACGTCGAAGCGGTCGGGATCGTCGAAGGCCTCGGGATCGCGATTGGCGGCGGTCACGAGCACGACGACCCTCGTCCCCGGCTCGAGCGGCTGGCCCTGCACCTCGGTGGGCCGCATCGCGGTGCGCGCGGACACCCGGAGCGGGGCGTCCATGCGCAGGATCTCGTCGATGGCGTTGCCCCACAGCGACGGGTCTGCCTCGAGCCGCGCGCGCTCCTCGGGATGGCGCAGCAGCAGGTCGGCGCCCGAGGTGAGCATCGTCGTCGTGGTCATGAACCCGGCGTTGAGAAGGAGTCCCGCGATCGCCTGCAGTTCGACCGGCGAGAGCTCGTCCTCCGCGCGTTCGGGGCACACCAGGGCGCTCAACAGGTTGTCGCCCGGGGCCCGGCGGAGCCGTTCGAGGTGACCGTGCAGCCAGCGGTTGAACGCACGGACGTCCCGGTCGGTCCGGCGGAAGTCGCGCAGGCTCTGCCCCGCATCGATGCTCCTCCCTAGCCGCATGCCGAAGTGCTGGAGCACCGGCGCCTCATCCTCGGGGACCCCGAGGATGTCCGCGATGATCGTGATCGGAAGGGTGAGCGAGAACGACGTGGCGAGGTCCGCGTCACCGCGCTTCGCCATCTCGTCGAGCGTCCGCTCGGTGACGGCTTCGATCCGGTCCCGCAGGCGCTCGACCGTCCTCGCCGTGAACGCCCGCGACACGAGCCGCCGGTAGCGGGCGTGGTCGGGATCGTCCACCGCGGCCATCGACGGCGCGTCGGTCACCCGGAGCGACTCGGGCTGCTGCGACCAGCGCACGGCATTGCCGAGGAGCCTCGGATAGGCGGCGTACGCGTCCCCGACGCCGAAGTCCCCGCTCTTCAGCACCTGCTTCGCCGCGGCGTGCGACGCCGTGATGTACATCAGGCGACCGCGGCTCAGCTGGCCGTCGGAGCGGATCCGCTCGAAGTACGGCTCGGGGTGGCTTCGCGCGGCGGGGTCGAGGATCATGCGCGCGAGCGGGTCGTCCCGGCGCGCCGCCGCGAGGAGCGCGACGCGCGGCATGCCGTGTTGCAGCGCCCAGCGCAGCGTCGTGGGCTTCCCGCGGGTCATGACCGCACCACGGTCCGTCCCGCCGCGCGCCAGTCGATGGAGGGGGCCAGCACCGCCGGATCGACGTGGTCGCGGTATCGCGTGACGACCTCGTAGAGCGAGCTGACGAAGTCGACGTCCATGAAGTGCGGCTTCAGACCGAGCGCCTCGAGCCGGGTGTGCACGACGTGATAGTAGTGCTCCTCGAGCTCGACCCGCGGGTTGTCGACGTGCGCGACCGTGGCGGGCACCGGCGCCGCCTCGACCACGAGCCGCGCGAGGTCGTCGAGGCTGAAGCTCTGCGTCATCTGGTTGAACACGCGGAACTCGCCGGGTTCGGCGGGATGCTCCACGGCGAGGCGGATGCACTCGACGGTGTCGCGCAGGTCGATCATGCCGCGCGTCTGGCCGCCGCGGCCGTAGACGGTGAGCGGGGTGCCGATGACCGCCTGCACGACGAAGCGATTCAGCACCGTGCCGAACACCGCGTCGTAGTCGAAGCGCGTCGCCAGCCGCGGGTCGAGCGCGGTGAGCGGCGTCTCGGCGCCGTACACCACGCCCTGGTTCAGGTCGGTCGCCGCGAGGCCCCAGGCTCGCGTCGCGAACTCGATGTTGTGGCTGTCGTGCACCTTCGAGAGGTGGTAGAAGCTCCCGGGCCGCTTCGGGTACAGCACCCGGTCGGTGCGCCCGTTGTGCGTGAGGGTCAGCCAGCCCTCCTCGATGTCGATGTTCGGGGTGCCGTACTCGCCCATGGTGCCGAGCTTCACGAGGTGGATCGAGGGATCGACGGCCGCGATCGCGAACAGGAGGTTCAGGGTTCCGACGACGTTGTTCGACTGGGTGTAGACCGCGTGATCGCGGTCGATCATCGAGTACGGCGCGGACCGCTGCTCGGCGAAGTGCACGACGGCGTCCGGTCGGAACTCCTCCAGCACCGTCTGGATGCGCTCGCCGTCGCGGAGGTCGGCCTCGTACGCGGCGATTCGCCGACCGGAGACCTCGGCCCAGGCTGCGACCCGCTGGGGGAGCGACTGGATCGGCACGAGGCTGGAAGTGCCGAGCTCGAGGTCGTACTGCCGGCGGGCGAGGTTGTCGAGGACGGCCACGTCGTGGCCTACGCTCGAGAGGTGCAGTGCGGTCGGCCAGCCGAGGTAGCCGTCGCCGCCGAGGACGAGGGTGCGCATGGTCTTCTCCTTGGGTGTCATGCGGCGTTCGCTGCTGGCGTCGCCGGAGCGGGCAAGGGATGTGGGACGGTGAGCGCTGCGCGCGGGGTCCGCGCCAGCCGGTAGAACTCGAGCACCGCGTCGGTCGCGGTGGACCAGCTGTACGGCCCGAGCCAGTCGCGGGCGATCGCCGCGAGGTCATCGGACGTCGCCGAGGCGACGAGCTCGGCGGCGAGCGAGGCCACGACCGACGGGTCGTCGGCGTCGTCGTAGAGCCGCGCGGCCGGGCAGCCGTCGAGGAGCTCGATCGAGGCCGGACTCTCGGCTGCGACGATCGGGAGCCCGGCGGCGAGCGCCTCCAGCAGGACGAGACCGAGCGTCTCGGTCAGCGACGGGAGGGCGAAGACGTCGGCGGCCGCGTACGCGGCTGCCAGGTCGGCGCCGCGCAGCGTGCCGGCGAAGGTCGCGTCGGTCGAGGCGAATCGCGCCTCGAGCTCGGCACGGTGAGGGCCGTCGCCGAGGAACGTGAGGTGGATGCCCGGCGTCGCGGCCAGGGTCATGAGGGACTCGAGGTGCTTCTCCTTCGCGAGTCTCCCCACCGAGAGCACCTCGATGGGCGCGCCGGCCTCGCGCGGGGTCCTCGGCACGGCGAACTGGTCGGCGTCGATGCCGCGAGGCCAGAGGTGCACCCGCTTGAAGCCCATCCGCGTGACGACGCGTTCCATGTGCCGAGAAGTGACGAGGTTGCGATGGGCGGCATTGTGGATGGTCCGCAGGAGGAGGGCCATCAGCCACCGCAGCCAGCCGAGCTTGTAGAAATCGGCGTATGCGAGCAGGTCGGTGTGGTAGGAGCAGACCACCGTGCGGCGGAGCACGCGTGCCGCGAACACGGCCGAACCGCCCATCCACGCGGGATTCACGACATGCACGATGTCGGGGTCGAACTCGCGGAAGATGCGGAGGAATCGGAGCGACGGCCAGCCCCACTGCTGGCCCGGGTACGCGATGCGGGCGGTGAACGACGGCATCGTGACCACGCGGGCGCCGTGGTAGTCGCCCGTGCTCGTCACCGAGACGACGAGCACCTCGTGGCCCCGGGCGGTCAGCTCGCGCACGGTCGCACTCAGCCTGGTCACCATCCCGTTGACGCTCGGGAGCCAGCTCTCCGTGACGATCGCGATCCGCATGCCACGAGTCTCGGTGGGTGGGGCCGTGTCGTCTGTTCACCGGCGAACCGTCCGTCTGTCCGGTTGCCGACACTCCTCTGATACGACAGGAGCGGCA from Mycobacteriales bacterium includes these protein-coding regions:
- a CDS encoding cytochrome P450 → MTRGKPTTLRWALQHGMPRVALLAAARRDDPLARMILDPAARSHPEPYFERIRSDGQLSRGRLMYITASHAAAKQVLKSGDFGVGDAYAAYPRLLGNAVRWSQQPESLRVTDAPSMAAVDDPDHARYRRLVSRAFTARTVERLRDRIEAVTERTLDEMAKRGDADLATSFSLTLPITIIADILGVPEDEAPVLQHFGMRLGRSIDAGQSLRDFRRTDRDVRAFNRWLHGHLERLRRAPGDNLLSALVCPERAEDELSPVELQAIAGLLLNAGFMTTTTMLTSGADLLLRHPEERARLEADPSLWGNAIDEILRMDAPLRVSARTAMRPTEVQGQPLEPGTRVVVLVTAANRDPEAFDDPDRFDVARANAHDHLAFSVGRHFCIGSGLARLEGEIGLHRLLERFPDLRLRVGAERRAYWGLSAWKALPVSLGTPGRPHAASMRDAASDAAGVHGAGSPAAGHPSSAEPSKSAASIAERAALARAAAGSSRSSCPAAASRARACPA
- a CDS encoding NAD-dependent epimerase/dehydratase family protein; this encodes MRTLVLGGDGYLGWPTALHLSSVGHDVAVLDNLARRQYDLELGTSSLVPIQSLPQRVAAWAEVSGRRIAAYEADLRDGERIQTVLEEFRPDAVVHFAEQRSAPYSMIDRDHAVYTQSNNVVGTLNLLFAIAAVDPSIHLVKLGTMGEYGTPNIDIEEGWLTLTHNGRTDRVLYPKRPGSFYHLSKVHDSHNIEFATRAWGLAATDLNQGVVYGAETPLTALDPRLATRFDYDAVFGTVLNRFVVQAVIGTPLTVYGRGGQTRGMIDLRDTVECIRLAVEHPAEPGEFRVFNQMTQSFSLDDLARLVVEAAPVPATVAHVDNPRVELEEHYYHVVHTRLEALGLKPHFMDVDFVSSLYEVVTRYRDHVDPAVLAPSIDWRAAGRTVVRS
- a CDS encoding glycosyltransferase, which encodes MRIAIVTESWLPSVNGMVTRLSATVRELTARGHEVLVVSVTSTGDYHGARVVTMPSFTARIAYPGQQWGWPSLRFLRIFREFDPDIVHVVNPAWMGGSAVFAARVLRRTVVCSYHTDLLAYADFYKLGWLRWLMALLLRTIHNAAHRNLVTSRHMERVVTRMGFKRVHLWPRGIDADQFAVPRTPREAGAPIEVLSVGRLAKEKHLESLMTLAATPGIHLTFLGDGPHRAELEARFASTDATFAGTLRGADLAAAYAAADVFALPSLTETLGLVLLEALAAGLPIVAAESPASIELLDGCPAARLYDDADDPSVVASLAAELVASATSDDLAAIARDWLGPYSWSTATDAVLEFYRLARTPRAALTVPHPLPAPATPAANAA